TTGGGAACACCGTGAGCCGCCAGACATCCAGCGCTGGCCATCGCATAACCGCCCACGTCACTCCCATAACGATCAGGAGTGCGGGAATCTGCCAAAGACTCCACCGTATTTTAGTGGTCGATTTCATCTCAAATCCGGAATGCAGCAACAGAATCACCCTTTGAGCAAACTCCCATTGTTCGCGCGTCTCTGGGCGATGGTACTCTGCACCGGGATCCCATGACGGCGGAAATTCCCAAAGGCACCATTCGATCACATCATCTTGACAGTCAAAAAACGTCTCAAGCGATGAGTGGAACTGAGTATTGGAGATTTCGTTGCTGATCCACGCCTGAAAAAGATCAGCCAGTTCGCGCCGTGAGGGTTTGATGAATTGGGGATTCCACGCCTCTCTGGCTGCGGGAGCCGAGTAGGGGTTTTGTGCCCGATTGCCTGGATCCGCTTTCATAGCGTGAGCTGTCGTTGGTTTGATCCGGCCGTGAGTTCAATCCATGGACTGAATGTACTGAGTGATCTTTCGATGGCAGGAATCTGCCCGACGCAGGCGGGGAGTCGCGGAAGTACTATCGCCTGAAACACGTGTCTTGTGCTAGAGTCGGAAGTTGAACAGCGTTGCAAAAACTGAATTTGTACCCGTATTCATGGTATTTCCGTGACTATCAGGATGCCTTCTGCAGGGTTTGTGATGGCCTGAAGTTCGAACGCAAGGACTCGCGGAGACTCAGCAGTGTTTGGCAGGGATGCAAAAGAAAAACGACAGGTAAAGCAGGCTACGGCGTTGTTCGAGTTTCTCCGTGGTCGTCTTCAATCACCGATTTCCGTACGGCTTTGGGATGGAAGTGTCATTCCCTTGTCTGATCGGGTCGAACCGGGACTGGAACTGTCTATCGCCGGACCCGGAGTCATTGGGACGCTTCTGCGTCGTCCCAAACCAGATACGCTGCTTCGCCTGTTTGCGCGCGGATTAATCGACTACGCAGGTGCGGACCTGATGACATTCATTGAAAAGGCCCGCGTGCGAAATAGTCGCAGGAAGGCTCGCGGCCTTCCGTTAGCTTTGATAGCCCGGTTCGCAGCCGCATTCATCTTGGAGAAGGGCGAGAACATCGACGTAGAGCATACGTACGATGGCGATGAAACCGGCGTGAATCGTGAACAGCAGGAAAACAAGGACTTCATTCAGTTTCACTACGATGTCAGCAACGACTTCTACAAATTGTTTCTGGATGAGCAGATGGTTTACAGTTGCGGTTACTTTCATCATTGGGAGGAATCGCTGGAGAAAGCTCAGGTCAATAAGCTGGACATGATTTGTCGAAAGCTGCAAATGAAGCCGGGCGAGCGTTACCTGGACATTGGTTGTGGCTGGGGGGCGTTAATCTGCCATGCGGCAAAGAACTATGGTGTTATCGCGCATGGAATTACCCTGTCCGAAGAACAATTGTCGTTAACGCTTCAACGCATCCGTGAGATGGGTCTGGAAGGCCGGGTTACTGCTGAGCTGAAAGACTATGCCTATGTCGAAGGCCCGTTCGATAAGATCTCAAGTATCGGCATGGTGGAGCATGTTGGCATCGATAACATGGCCGGATACATGGCCAAGGTCAGTTCACTGCTCCCCGATCGCGGAATGTTTCTGAATCACGGAATTACTCGTCCTGCCAAAGCGACGGACAAGGCCTTCCGAAAACAGTCACCCGAACGCCGACTGCTGGCAAAGTATATTTTTCCCGGCGGCGAACTTGATCATCTCGGCCACATGACGCAGTGCCTGGAAAGCAATGGTTTTGATGTACATGATGTTGAAGGATGGCGTGATCACTATTCACTGACCTGTCGCCACTGGTGCCAGCGTCTGGAAGCCAATCGCGACGAAGCGATTCGACTGATAGGTTATGAAAAATATCGCATGTGGACGTTGTATCTGGCTGGATGCGTTTTTGCTCTTGGAGACGGTGGAGCTCGCATTTATCAAACCGTATCAACCAGACACGGCTCACGAGGATTATCGGGCATGCCATGCACGAGGCAGCATCTGTACGAGAACAGAACGGCGCTGCGAGTTGCGGAATCGGATGAATCGGATCAGGCTGGGCTGAAAGCCGCCTGAGAAGCCTCAAAGTCGCCAGTTCCGATCGTATTGCCTTGTGGCCAGTCGGATCGGCCAGGCGGGATCAGTCAAATACCAGCCCCTCTTAAATCGCGGAGGGTGAAATACTGCGTCCTCGTTCAGCTTTGATGATGCCACCCTGCATGACGGCGATCAATTTCGAGCGGTCCTGCAGAATGGCGATATCGTTAACGACATCTCCATCGACAATCAGGATGTCGGCGATTTTTTCAGTCTCCAGGGTACCAATTTCGTGGGCTCGCCCCAGAATTTCCGCTCCTGTTCGAGTCGCGCACTTGAGCACATCCAGCGGTTTGAGTCCCACGAAATCGACAAAGAATTCCAGTTCACGGGCATAGTCGCCGTGTGGATTCCAGGCAAAGCCATAATCTCCGCCCATGCCCAGACGGCCGCCTTCGGCGATGATACGTCGGGCGCTTTCGGCTCCGCCATCCAGAGTTTCCTGATGACCATCAATGACAGACTGCGGCATACCAAATTGTGGCCCCAGCTGAATGCTGGCGAATTCGAAGTAAAGGGCGGGAACAACAGGGACGTTTCGCCTGAGCAGCAGTTCCATGGTTTCATCGTCCATAAATGTGCCGTGTTCGATCGCGTCATAGCCAGCTATCAACGCGTTGCGAATTCCTTCAGTCGCTCTGCAATGTCCGGTCACTTTCATTCCATGATTATGGGCAGTTGCAACAACAGCCTGCATCTCCTCGGCTGTCATGCAGAGTGTATGATGGTCATTAATCTCGGGGGAGGCCGCATCTCCGGTGGGATATGTCTTCACCCACTCAACACCATCTTTTACCAGCTTGCGGACGGCAGCACGCGCTTCATCAGGGCCATTGATCAGCAGGACAAGGCCTTCCATGCCAATCTTGCGGTAGTCAGGGTTCCAGTCCATGAGTCCGGCTGCACCGCAGATTTCGCGACCGCTGGCTGCCAGTCGTGGTCCAATGATCAGATCGTTCTCGATTGCCTTTTTTAACCAGACGTCAATATTGAAGAGACTGCCGCCGCTGCGTGCAGCCGTGTAACCACATTCGAGAGCAAGTCGGGCATTATTGGCAGCCAGAAGCGTGACGTATTCAACAGGGTACTTGATATCCAGATCTTCCAGCGCAGCGACATTGAAATATGTCGGATGAAAATGCGCCTCAACCAGACCCGGCATGATGGTTCCGCCGTTGGCATCAATTTGCGTTGCCGTATCCGAAAAGCTCGGAGCATTCGCAGATGGACCGACGTATGCAATCTTTCCAGCGGTGACGATTACTGTGCCGGACGGAATTGGCGGACTTCCATTGCCATCAACGATTTGTCCGTTGTGAATCACGACGGTGCCGGAGCCAAGTTTCATTCTACGTCTCCTGACGGGGGGCAATTAATCGCAGGTATGTTCGCCGCTGAGGGTCATCTGTAAATGTTCCCGTGCGCGATTTACTCCCGAAAGGCCGATTCTATCAGCTTGCGATGGCAACTGTCAGTTGCGCAGAAGGGCAAAACGTTCCGTCGCACGGTGTCTCGGTCTGCGGAGCATATCAGAGCAGCAGTCGCTGGACATTGTTTCAACGAATCAGGTGGGTAGACTCCGTTCTGAGGCGGAGCGGCGTTTGTTCGGAGCACACTCTTCGATCTTCCTGCGGTGGTTTCAAACCGACCGCGATTTTCAGTTTTCATTCGTTCATTTGAAATGTGATCATGAATCTTACTCCACTTAATTCCTGGCATCATTCGAACAATGGACGCATGGTTGATTTTGCGGGATGGCAGATGCCGGTCCAGTACAGTTCGATTGTGGACGAGCACACGGCCGTGCGCACTCGAGCTGGTCTTTTTGATATCTCACATATGGGGCGGCTGACGTTTACATCAGATCACGCCGGCGATTTTCTGAACAGTGTGCTGACAAACGACACCGCAAAGATGAAGGCAGGCGAGATCCGATATTCTCTGGTTTGCAGAGAAGACGGAGGCATTCTGGACGACGTTTTGGTCTATCGCCTGCCGGATCAGTGGATTCTGGTTGTGAACGCTTCAAACCGGGAAAAGATTGTCGCGTGGCTCCGCCGGCAAAGTGGATTTGATCATTGTGGTTTCGATGATCAGACACTGGCAACCGGTATGATTGCTGTCCAGGGACCTGCGGCGATCCGCATTGCGAATCAGCTGCTCGGTCAGGATGTGTCTTGTATGAAGTATTACTCCGGCCAGGTTCTGACCTATGCAGGAATTACCGGGCTCGTATCACGCACCGGCTACACCGGCGAAGATGGCGTCGAACTCACATTGCCGGCTGAAGAGACAGAACGGATCTGGTGTCGTTTGCTGGAACTCGGCAACGATGCCGGCGTGGTGGCTGCAGGACTTGGCTGTCGCGATACGCTTCGGCTGGAGGCAGCGATGCCATTGTATGGGCACGAACTAAGTGAGTCCGTCGATCCGCTGACGGCAGGGTTAGCATTTGCAGTGAAACTGACAAAGTCCAGCTTCGTGGGCCGCGACGCTATCCTGGCGATCAGAGAACGTGGTCTGCAACTGCAACGCGTTGGTCTGCAACTTGAGAGCCGTCGGATTGCCCGCGAAGAAACTCCTGTCACTTTGAACGGCCAGGTTGTCGGGAAAGTGGCTTCCGGTACGTTTTCCCCAACTTTGCAGCAGACCATTGCGATGGCGTACGTTCCCTGCAATCTTTCCACTGCTGGAACAGAATTGCAGGTTGACCTTCGCGGGACCATGGTCCCGGCGACTGTTGTTCCGTTGCCGTTTTATCGTCGAAGTTAAGTGCCGCTCGCGCTGCGAGTAGTATCCCGGACTGCAGAAGTCGAACAAGTGATTCGTCGCTGCCATCACAATTCTCAGGAGTGTATCTGATGACTTTGACCCGCCGATCTATACTGCTGCGTGGTGCTTTACTGGCTGGAGGTATGGCAACAGGTGCAACACAGCAAATGCCTGCCTTTGCTCGTGGTGCATCACTCAGGCCAGTATCAGACATGCGTTTCGGCCTCGTGACCTATCTGTGGGGCAAGGATATGGATTTGCCAACTCTGCTTGATGTCTGTGAAAAGGCGGGCATTCTGGGGGTCGAGTTGCGGACGGAACACAAACATGGCGTCGAACCCTCCCTGAATGCTGCGCAGCGTGAAGACGTTCGGAAGCGATTTGCGGATAGCCCTGTCGAACTCGTTGGGTATGGATCCAATGCCGAATACCACTCAAGTGATCCGGCCAGACTGAAGGCAAATATTGAGCTCACAAAAAAGTACATCGAATTAATGCACGACTGCGGCGCAACGGGTGTCAAAGTGAAGCCAAATGGGTTTGCCAAAGATGTCCCGCGGGAGAAAACGATTGAGCAGATCGGCAAAGCGCTGAATGAAGTCGCTGAATATGGGCAACAGTTCGGTCAGGAGATTCGGGTAGAAGTGCACGGCAGCGGAACTCAGGAACTGCCGGTCATGAAGGCGATCTTTGATGTGGCAACACATCCCAATGCTAAGGTCTGCTGGAATTCCAACGGTGAAGATTTGAAGGGCTCTGGCCTGGCACACAATTTTGATCTGGTCAAAGGTCGATTTGGAAGTACGGTGCACGTCCGCGAACTGAACGAAGGAGACTACCCGTATCAGGATCTGATGAATCTGTTTGTCAAAATGAACTACGCTGGCTGGATTCTGCTGGAAGCACGTACGAATCCTTCAGACAAAGTCAAAGCCCTAATCGAGCAGCGGGAAGTCTTTGAGCAGATGGTCTCATCGGCATCGAAGTAATTCTGCACGGCTCGTGTGATCAACCGAAAGCGTAGCGGATGAGATTCAGTCTGAGAGCGTTCCGGCCGGAATTGTCAGTTCCTGCCCGGCATCGCTTCGGCGGTGTCGACACTGCAATGGGAAGCTCTGCTACGTTCACTACCACAACGAGCAGTCAGGACTGGCGAGTGTCGAGCCTAACGGTGCGCTTGAGCGGGGGGGGACGCAGCAGAGATGAACTTCCAGCCGACATTGAACCAGCCTTTGCCGAAGGCATCGCTCCAGCGGGCTTCGCTTCTCAGGAAGACCGGGGTGCCGTTGACGCTGTGAATTCGAAGAACAGCCTGAGACCCGGTTGAAAATTCCATCGGGCTGACAATGCCGATGCCCAGGATCGAAATGTCCTTGGCAAAGGCGGTCATTCCCGGTTCTGTCCCCACGTAGATTGTGACCGGACGGACAAAAGGATGTCTGGATTCGGTTCTTCGTTCCGTGAATTTTGTCCGTTGCGCTTCGTAGAGTAATCGTTCGATTTCTTCCTTCATGGCGCTGCCCCTTCAGCCTGAAAGCTGCGTTTGACTTCAGAAAGTGTGTTCTTGACTCTGGAAGACCATGTCACGCCGGGGCTGGCGTTGTTCATGTGAGTTCCGTTTGCAGGTTTGATCGGGTGATGAATGAATTTCATCGCCCGGTGCAACTGCTGGTGAAAGGTACGGGAGTTCAACTGATGGGAGTGATTTTCAAAAGTCGGACCGAGAAATGAGATCCGTGAGTCAAGAATAGCCTGTCACCGAGTGAATCGTTTAGCGGGTTATCGCTACCAATAAAAAACGTGCTGCCGGAATTCCGGCAGCACGTTTATTCGTTACATCAGGTGCGCACAGAGCGGGCTGTGTTCCCGATCGGCATCAGTGCTGAATCACGAATTCAACACACCTGTGTAGTATTCGGCACCAGCGTTGATTGCGTCGTCCAGTTTGTCAACAAACCTCGCTCCAGCCTCGGCCAGATCGGGGCGTCCTCCGCCCCCGCCTCCGGCAACCTTCGCTGCTGCTTTGATGCATTCGGACGCGTTCAGGTTTTTACCTTTGATCAGTTCTTTGCTCACCGCAGTGATCAGGGCTACTTTTTCATCGATCACGGTTCCAAGTATGATGGCAATCGGGCCGTACTGATCGCGTAGTTGATCTGTGAATTCACGAAGGGATTCACGGGCAATTCCAGGCAAAGATTTTGCGACAATCCGTACACCTCCCACAGTGGGGGCGTCCTTTACCAGATCCCCAACAGCATCAGCAACAGATGCGCTGGTCAGCCGAGACAATTCTTTATTCAGGTTGCGGATTTCGGACTGCAGCGTTTCGACCCGCCCCGGCAGATCCTGGGGCTGATTTGCCTTCAGCATGATCTGCAGCTTTGCCACTAACTCATCGGTTTCCCGGCTTTTCTGCAAAGCTCTTGGTCCTGTCAGTGCCGTAATCCGTCGGACTCCTTTAGCTACTGGTTCTTCGGAAGTAATCCGGCACAGGCCGACCTGACCGGTGTTGGAAAGATGGGTTCCACCGCACAATTCAACACTGAAGTCGCCCATTGAAACAACGCGAACTTTGTCCGGGTATTTTTCACCGAACAGGGCCATCGCTCCCTTCTTGCGAGCTGATTCCAGATCCATCAGCTGGGTATCAACAACTGCACCGGATGCAATGCGAGTATTGATAATGTCTTCGACCTGCCGAATCTCATCCGGGGTCAGGGCCTGCTTGTGAGCAAAGTCAAATCGAAGCGCATCCGCTTCCACTTTTGAACCGCGCTGCGTTGCCTGAGGGCCGATGGTTTGATGCAGGGCATGATGCAGAATATGCGTCGCCGAATGTGCTCGCCGAATGCCGGATCGGCGATCGGCATCAACGGTTGCTGTCACATTCATACCGACGGAAAGGCTGCCCAGTTTCAAACGACCTTCAAGGACAAACAGGGTTTGCTGGTGTCGCAGCGAATTAGTGATGTCAACATGAACGCCATTGGCTGTCAGCGAGCCTGTGTCGCCGACCTGGCCGCCAGCTTCGCCATAAAACGGTGTCCGATCCAGGATAATTCCAACGGGTCGTGTGAATCCCGCATCAACTTTTTCAACTGCGGCGCCGTCAACAATCAACCCAACGATCTTCGATTCTGATGAAAGAACGTCATAGCCGAGAAACGTTGTGTCTCCTGCATTCTTTCGAATCAGATCCAGTGGTCCGGCGACCATCACAGAACTTTCGCGATTGCCTTTGCTGATGACACCATGTTCGTCCATCAGCCGTTCAAATTCGGCTCGATCAACGGTCAGGCCGTGGTTGGCGGCGAGGGCTTCTGTCAGTTCAATCAGAAATCCATCTTCCGAATGCAGGTTGAAGGCGATGCGTCCGGAGATTTGTTTCTTTTCAGATGTCTTCGCCGCAACAGCACTTTTCTCGAACTGGTCCAGATTGCGTTCAATTGTCCCCAGGAACTGTTCTTCTTCTTCGCGAATACTGTTTTGAACACTGTCAACGGATTCTGCAATGTCCGGGTAGGCGTTCTTCATGACTTCGACAACCGGCTGCACCATCTGGTAAACAAACGGTTCTCGCTTGCCCAGTAGATAGCCTTCCAGCAAAGCTCTGCGCAGGAGTTGCCGGACGACGTAGTTCTCCTTTTCTTTGTCCGGCATTACTCCTTCGTGAATACTGAATGTCACTGCGCGAGCGTGGTCGGCGATACGG
This sequence is a window from Planctomycetaceae bacterium. Protein-coding genes within it:
- a CDS encoding cyclopropane-fatty-acyl-phospholipid synthase family protein codes for the protein MFGRDAKEKRQVKQATALFEFLRGRLQSPISVRLWDGSVIPLSDRVEPGLELSIAGPGVIGTLLRRPKPDTLLRLFARGLIDYAGADLMTFIEKARVRNSRRKARGLPLALIARFAAAFILEKGENIDVEHTYDGDETGVNREQQENKDFIQFHYDVSNDFYKLFLDEQMVYSCGYFHHWEESLEKAQVNKLDMICRKLQMKPGERYLDIGCGWGALICHAAKNYGVIAHGITLSEEQLSLTLQRIREMGLEGRVTAELKDYAYVEGPFDKISSIGMVEHVGIDNMAGYMAKVSSLLPDRGMFLNHGITRPAKATDKAFRKQSPERRLLAKYIFPGGELDHLGHMTQCLESNGFDVHDVEGWRDHYSLTCRHWCQRLEANRDEAIRLIGYEKYRMWTLYLAGCVFALGDGGARIYQTVSTRHGSRGLSGMPCTRQHLYENRTALRVAESDESDQAGLKAA
- a CDS encoding amidohydrolase family protein — its product is MKLGSGTVVIHNGQIVDGNGSPPIPSGTVIVTAGKIAYVGPSANAPSFSDTATQIDANGGTIMPGLVEAHFHPTYFNVAALEDLDIKYPVEYVTLLAANNARLALECGYTAARSGGSLFNIDVWLKKAIENDLIIGPRLAASGREICGAAGLMDWNPDYRKIGMEGLVLLINGPDEARAAVRKLVKDGVEWVKTYPTGDAASPEINDHHTLCMTAEEMQAVVATAHNHGMKVTGHCRATEGIRNALIAGYDAIEHGTFMDDETMELLLRRNVPVVPALYFEFASIQLGPQFGMPQSVIDGHQETLDGGAESARRIIAEGGRLGMGGDYGFAWNPHGDYARELEFFVDFVGLKPLDVLKCATRTGAEILGRAHEIGTLETEKIADILIVDGDVVNDIAILQDRSKLIAVMQGGIIKAERGRSISPSAI
- the gcvT gene encoding glycine cleavage system aminomethyltransferase GcvT, with amino-acid sequence MNLTPLNSWHHSNNGRMVDFAGWQMPVQYSSIVDEHTAVRTRAGLFDISHMGRLTFTSDHAGDFLNSVLTNDTAKMKAGEIRYSLVCREDGGILDDVLVYRLPDQWILVVNASNREKIVAWLRRQSGFDHCGFDDQTLATGMIAVQGPAAIRIANQLLGQDVSCMKYYSGQVLTYAGITGLVSRTGYTGEDGVELTLPAEETERIWCRLLELGNDAGVVAAGLGCRDTLRLEAAMPLYGHELSESVDPLTAGLAFAVKLTKSSFVGRDAILAIRERGLQLQRVGLQLESRRIAREETPVTLNGQVVGKVASGTFSPTLQQTIAMAYVPCNLSTAGTELQVDLRGTMVPATVVPLPFYRRS
- a CDS encoding sugar phosphate isomerase/epimerase family protein — encoded protein: MTLTRRSILLRGALLAGGMATGATQQMPAFARGASLRPVSDMRFGLVTYLWGKDMDLPTLLDVCEKAGILGVELRTEHKHGVEPSLNAAQREDVRKRFADSPVELVGYGSNAEYHSSDPARLKANIELTKKYIELMHDCGATGVKVKPNGFAKDVPREKTIEQIGKALNEVAEYGQQFGQEIRVEVHGSGTQELPVMKAIFDVATHPNAKVCWNSNGEDLKGSGLAHNFDLVKGRFGSTVHVRELNEGDYPYQDLMNLFVKMNYAGWILLEARTNPSDKVKALIEQREVFEQMVSSASK
- a CDS encoding PilZ domain-containing protein; the encoded protein is MKEEIERLLYEAQRTKFTERRTESRHPFVRPVTIYVGTEPGMTAFAKDISILGIGIVSPMEFSTGSQAVLRIHSVNGTPVFLRSEARWSDAFGKGWFNVGWKFISAASPPAQAHR
- the alaS gene encoding alanine--tRNA ligase, which gives rise to MKTDELREKYLSFFESKGCVRRPSDVLVPKDDPTVLFTPAGMNQFKNEFLGIGKLEFTKATTCQKCLRTGDISNVGVTAYHHTFFEMLGNFSFGDYFKREAIHWAWEFLTDKKWLGLPGDRLTVSVYKGAHGFDEEAYNIWKDEIGLDPRAIACLEEDENFWPASAPSEGPDGVCGPCSEIFFHPEGTDKDVEIWNLVFTQFNRVGSPPNNLRPLPARNIDTGMGLERIAAVIQGKLSNFENDVLKPLCLAAADIVGVKYDFNAPEGRPLRRIADHARAVTFSIHEGVMPDKEKENYVVRQLLRRALLEGYLLGKREPFVYQMVQPVVEVMKNAYPDIAESVDSVQNSIREEEEQFLGTIERNLDQFEKSAVAAKTSEKKQISGRIAFNLHSEDGFLIELTEALAANHGLTVDRAEFERLMDEHGVISKGNRESSVMVAGPLDLIRKNAGDTTFLGYDVLSSESKIVGLIVDGAAVEKVDAGFTRPVGIILDRTPFYGEAGGQVGDTGSLTANGVHVDITNSLRHQQTLFVLEGRLKLGSLSVGMNVTATVDADRRSGIRRAHSATHILHHALHQTIGPQATQRGSKVEADALRFDFAHKQALTPDEIRQVEDIINTRIASGAVVDTQLMDLESARKKGAMALFGEKYPDKVRVVSMGDFSVELCGGTHLSNTGQVGLCRITSEEPVAKGVRRITALTGPRALQKSRETDELVAKLQIMLKANQPQDLPGRVETLQSEIRNLNKELSRLTSASVADAVGDLVKDAPTVGGVRIVAKSLPGIARESLREFTDQLRDQYGPIAIILGTVIDEKVALITAVSKELIKGKNLNASECIKAAAKVAGGGGGGRPDLAEAGARFVDKLDDAINAGAEYYTGVLNS